The sequence GGCACGGCATCCATTTCTTCCCAGATGGGCAGGTCACATGTTCCATCATCGTCACCTTCCTCCATGCCACAAATACGACCGCTTCTACGCGACCGCTTCTTCGCCAGTTTGGCATCAAATTCGTCCATATAAGCTTTACAGCCCAACTGTTGGTAATCGTTAGGTATCTGCTGCAAGTACTGATGATGCATCGCCTGGCTCAACTCGTTGCCAAGTACTTCTGGCACCATGAACGGAAACAGCCATGTTACAAGCGGCGTTCGCCCGTAGATGTAGTTCGATTCTTTGTGATAAAACAACAGTCCATCCAAACCAGTCTCGGTAAACATGGGATATTTAGACAAACACTGTTCGATTTGACTCCGATCCTTACAATCGAACATAGGAAGCACATCGAGGTGCCATCGGTTCTCAGTGGCTGTACAAAACCGTTTTTGCAAATTGTCCTCCTCAAGCTTGGACCTCAGCCAGAGGAACCGAAACTGGCACTCGCACTGCACAAGATCCATTTCATTATAAACCAACATATCCAGAGCGTAGAAAACTCGCCCCTTTGTCATGAAGCAATCCAAAACAGTAATCCGCTGCTTCTTTCCCAAACGAGTGGAAAACCGCGTAATCGATCGGCCGTTCTTACCATAAGCAACTGCCAAACCCTTCCGAATGACCAACAAACATCGGATCCCAACCGGACACGGCACCAGTAACCAGTTGTCCAGATCTTCCGGTTTCTCGTACATCCACTCGGAAAGTTGCGCTTTGTCCCGATAAAGTTTGCTGAACCATACCTTCGGTCGGTATCGTCTTCGTTCCGCAAAATCTCCCGAGCAGTCCGATTCCGTCGCAGTTTCGGCTTCGATTAGTTCCAGCAAGCCGGGACGTGTGCTGTCCAGTTCCGATCGGCGGAGACGTTTCTGTTCCTCCAGAAGTGTGCGTCGGCGTTCCGACTGGTGCTGCTCTTGGCTGCGGGATTTGTTTTTGTATAAGTCCGTGAACCGAGAAACACTATCATCCGAATCAGTCATCTTGTGTGGAGAGATGAGACTAACGATTGCACAAAAATTCACACAATAAAACTAAACTTTCAACgattaatattttaattttgttttgtgttttaATTCATAACGGATTTCTGTCAACAAACATTCCCAAAGACTTGCTTTTGTTTTGCTCCTTTTGCTCTGAATTCTTCAAACGTCTGATCAGTGATGCCAACGCATTTATATTTTCAAGCATCTGATTAAATTGTACAAGTTAAGGTTACGGCTGTCgagacaaaagatattttagttaccagataaacattgtcgctgtcgtcgctgtctgaaacatcttttgctggcgaggataggggatctaaatgtcaatgaaaaaaaaatacatacgatttgacagttagttaccacacacatgtttcggacagcagaacaaagggaaccgaagcgacaatctttatctggtaactaaaatatcttttgtcgagactttcatttcttcagactttttctttttctttcttggtTATTGAGTTATCCATCTTCCCAAAgtgaaaacaaatgaaaatccaataaaatttcatgaaaaaaacaaaagaaagtttTCTTTTTGTAACTATATCAAAACCCATGATTCATCATTATTCAAATAAATGttacatgtgtttttataatattatttGTGTTTGCCACACGTAAATAGAATGATTGTATTTTTGTGCcaataaaacaatgaaaaattaGGTTCTCGTtctaattcaagacaaaattttcaaaacgacttatctgcttttgtaaacaaagattcaaacgacgatttgacgaatctggtagctctcccacgcaaaccaacatcaccggacggtaggtgaaggtttccgctacctgttgatggtgttggtttgcgtggaagggctatcagattcgtcaaatcgttatttgaatctttgtttacaaaagcagataagtcgttttgaaaattttgtcttgaattaacaTCTTCAATAAATATCTGGCAGCACTGTCTTTCCAAACGTCTGATCTCTTAATGATACAAACAAATGGATGTCAAACGTGTAGTCTATCTTTAGGCACCTTTAGGCAACAGTTTTATCAGTTTGTAAAATTATATTTAATCTACATTTAGGCGTTCAtttcgaatatttttcaaattccagTCCTACCACGTGTTATCGTTCCTGATCCCCACTAAAAGGAAATCCTATCAAACCCAACTGGACCCGCTTCAAGGATGGTTATCCAACGAGTTTGGCGTTCCTCTTCCAACAcacccagcagcagcagcagcacaacAGTAACAAATAGCAACAGCGTCGTCGCCCTCACTTCATCATCATCGGCGTCGGCAGCAGCAACAAGTTCCTCTGAATTGGCGCCACAAAATGTGACCAGCGAACTTGGTTCGGATGGAACTGGAAGTAAGAGTTCTAAACTGCAACGTCCCAAATTGAGTGGAGAGGCCATGCTGGAGGTAATAAAGTTGCGCTACTCCGGGCGGACACACGTTACTCAATCAGTCGGTGATACGGCTATGAAATCGCTCGAGCTGTTGAGAGCCAACATTCAGTATCTGTTCGACAAAGAGATTGAGGTGGTCGTTAAGAAATTTAGCTCTCTATTCTTCATACCAGCTATAAAGAACATCAAGGAAAATCTTGGAGAAAGTGCAATATCGGAGGAAACCCTCAAGACGATTTATTGCTCTTTGCTGGAGAACAGTAAGAGCCAATACGTTGGGCAAATTGCTTCTCCTGCGGAGAATTCTCTCTCGAGGGCAAACACCCCTGGAATGGAGCTGAGTGATTCCGACTCGAGTACAGATAATGTGGTACCAGCAGGAACAACGAGTCTTCTTCAACAAGCACTCAAACGAAAACTTCCAGAGCCGAACCAGCCAGACACATTTAAACGACAATATTTCCTGCAAGGGTCTCTGTACTCTCAAAATCATTACTCTATTTTGCAATCGTTGGGAAACGTCCAGGGTTCGCTACCATATCAAATTCGACCATCAGTGCTAAATCCCACTGTTTACACAACCACCATTAGCCCTGAGACTCTTttcatcttggatttcaaagcCGGCCGCGCCCTAGGAGTAGCAGATTTTCGCGAAAGACTGGTCAACAAGCACCCAGAAATCCTACGGTACTGTCCAGACAACCAGGACCGCGATTGGTTGCTGcaacaaaaacaaatatccCCACTCAACAGAAATGGTCGTTTCTTCCTACTGGTTTTGGACGAAGTCAGGAAATTGGCCGATCGTAACTCGGAATACGCAAGCAACCCATACATGAAATTATCGGAACTGCAGGGCTTCAAACTCACAGAATTGATCTACGCCAAGGTGCAGAAACTCATCAAAGACAGTGCCGATTCGGGTGGTCTGAAACCTACGAACTCTTTGTCGTCGACAGCAGTAGTGGtcacagcaacagcagcagttcCTACCAACACTATTCAATCGAGACCAAGAGTGTCTTCACTGAGTTCCTCGCATGCCACGCTAACGGCACTACTGTCCTCGCCTCAACAGTCTCAATCGAGCAGCACCGGAACGAATGCGGGGGCTTCCGCCAGCAGTCAGAGACAGGAGGCCAACACTGGTGAAACCGGAGGTGGCGAAGTGCAAACATAAAGCTGGAATGTTTTTACGATGGTTATATGAGATGTGATCTGGTTATAAGCAGTAGAATAGTTTTTACTATTTTGTGTGTACATATCAGGGTTTTTGAATAGTTGTGGATTTATTCATATTCAAAATTCGAAGAAAGGGATATTATTGATTCCATGGTAGAGTGACGAATACATAAATTCCTTTATCTTTTAGGCAGTTTAAAAGTTTTATTCTGTATTGCTAAACAATCTACTATTGGAATGTGTGAAATGATGGAATGTTTATCAGTGTGCTATCATTGGTGTAATGCGCTTTACATGTTTTAGAGTAATAAAATTTTAATCGAGGTGAGAACTGATCTTTCTCATTTTATATTTTGATGATTCCATTCCTTgattcacctgatcgatccaccttgctcgctgcgcatctcgccttcttgtgcccatcggattcccatcgagaaccattttcaccgggttattgtccgacattttACGTGCCCGGACCACCACAGTCTTCCAGTTTTCGCGgtttgaacgatggatgattctcccaaTAGCTGTTGCAACTCGTGTTTTATTCGCCTTCTCTATGTACCGTCTTCTAGCTGCCATAGTTAGTGCGCATCACTTCCCTCTTGAAAACTCCAATCGCGCgttagtcctccacgagcattatCCAGGGGTCGTGTTTGTAGAGGACTAGCGGTTGGgccagcagggactatgtccaagggtttTACGACCCCTCCCTATGCCCTCTGCGAGTTAGTTGTCAAGAACGTGGTGAGGCTTGgtagtgggctctgttaaacctctacgaAAAGCTGCGTGTGTCTGCAAGCAGGCGCTATCAAAGCGAcaatgtgccgctcaaagcgcacaggagcccagggagtgccaattggcacatcaGAATCAATACCAGTGCGATTCtgattggcacggcaaatgctgggtaaagcgtaccattagtACTTCGCGTAgctaaaggaataaaatagaccccatctcgcggtccttagcctcttacccagcaactcctatccctacctccccgtggtgctggccgggatacgagaaccttagggaagatcgggtaaccaaccccggtgggagctATGGTCGAAtgttgacagggaaggggggtttgctcctctccggaggtgcaaatcttactgagcgtctgttctccatgtcaggatcggctcacaacagcgtctgttctccatgttatgggcggttgatcatcgtccgagtgccagcgagggactctaagtgaaactgtgcaccatggttcaCCGGGAATAAGtaggaatggtcctccgaaaatttaggaggtttggtgtcaggcccaagtcagctttaaaaaaaacatacgcaacaaacaatcaacaagagagtacggaccggaaccatcgccgaagaccactgcgacgaaaagggactagcgattggaaactcggttcgtggaactgcaaatctctcaactgcaggaggtttgttggaagggatcaatggtgcgaacgtttagaggtaatcaggTAACCATCtgccagagctgcggcaacacacatgagctgggaacagctttcatagtgatgggcgatatgcaaaggcgcgtgatcgggtggtggacGATcgatgaaagaatgtgcaggttgaggattaaaggccggttcttcaacttcagcataatcaacgtccatagcccccactccggaagcactgatgatgataaggacgcattctacgcgcagctggaacgtgagtacgacagctacccaagccacgacgtcaaaatcatcataggagatttgaacgctcaggttggccaagaggaggagtttagaccgactattgggaagttcagcgcccaccagctgacgaacgaaaactgCCTACGGCTCCacgaatatggccattcgcagcacctacttccaacacagcctcccgtatcggtacaccaggagatcaccactgcagaaagaatcacaaatcgaccacgttctgattgatggacggcacttctcctacattatcgacgtcaggacatatcgtggcgctaacatcgactctgaccactatctggtgatggttaaactgcgcccaaaactatccgtcatcaacaatgttcggtaccgacgaccgccgcggtacgacctagagcgactgaagcaacctgatgtcgccactgcatacgcgcagcatctcgaggcagcgttgccggaagagggtgagctcgatggggcccctcttgaagactgctggaatacagagtctattatatagagttgcgcaaagaggatcttcttattcttattctgaatgatgctcttgttattatgttgaaaactttcatttttgatcaacccttcaagtgacttcacgggagtgatcacttctaaagctttttaattcgataaccaaagtcacctacagagtgcaaacacgtgagtttcttgttgcaactgtattggggggtgtattgaagtttcttgaagctgtttctagaacaaatctaatacatttcaattcatgagttttaat comes from Armigeres subalbatus isolate Guangzhou_Male chromosome 2, GZ_Asu_2, whole genome shotgun sequence and encodes:
- the LOC134214403 gene encoding snurportin-1, translating into MTDSDDSVSRFTDLYKNKSRSQEQHQSERRRTLLEEQKRLRRSELDSTRPGLLELIEAETATESDCSGDFAERRRYRPKVWFSKLYRDKAQLSEWMYEKPEDLDNWLLVPCPVGIRCLLVIRKGLAVAYGKNGRSITRFSTRLGKKQRITVLDCFMTKGRVFYALDMLVYNEMDLVQCECQFRFLWLRSKLEEDNLQKRFCTATENRWHLDVLPMFDCKDRSQIEQCLSKYPMFTETGLDGLLFYHKESNYIYGRTPLVTWLFPFMVPEVLGNELSQAMHHQYLQQIPNDYQQLGCKAYMDEFDAKLAKKRSRRSGRICGMEEGDDDGTCDLPIWEEMDAVPVPDDDQYEDEHWQRKELDEIRRLEMEG
- the LOC134214404 gene encoding deoxynucleotidyltransferase terminal-interacting protein 1, which produces MVIQRVWRSSSNTPSSSSSTTVTNSNSVVALTSSSSASAAATSSSELAPQNVTSELGSDGTGSKSSKLQRPKLSGEAMLEVIKLRYSGRTHVTQSVGDTAMKSLELLRANIQYLFDKEIEVVVKKFSSLFFIPAIKNIKENLGESAISEETLKTIYCSLLENSKSQYVGQIASPAENSLSRANTPGMELSDSDSSTDNVVPAGTTSLLQQALKRKLPEPNQPDTFKRQYFLQGSLYSQNHYSILQSLGNVQGSLPYQIRPSVLNPTVYTTTISPETLFILDFKAGRALGVADFRERLVNKHPEILRYCPDNQDRDWLLQQKQISPLNRNGRFFLLVLDEVRKLADRNSEYASNPYMKLSELQGFKLTELIYAKVQKLIKDSADSGGLKPTNSLSSTAVVVTATAAVPTNTIQSRPRVSSLSSSHATLTALLSSPQQSQSSSTGTNAGASASSQRQEANTGETGGGEVQT